One Chitinispirillum alkaliphilum genomic window carries:
- a CDS encoding 3',5'-cyclic-nucleotide phosphodiesterase — MTAAEKNGSSLSFIHISDTHIGNSRDFSLYNHNTFERTRKLIELINGFCAPVDFVMNTGDVVNRPDTNAYQLVSELFSDLLHPVFFLPGNHDNPGETVSLSATYGFGFSEMENHSYQFSLNGCKFLTLNCTGSPRIDPHGEFTPVQERVLSQFLSHDEHLRPVLFIHFPAIATAIPWIDREMLILNGERLHELLVRSGKISTVFFGHIHRRVSFIKDGIHYISAPSPVCQFSLLPSDQKASYESDIPLSFNYVTFCDGFVFIREITPGCGGMV, encoded by the coding sequence ATGACAGCAGCTGAAAAAAACGGCTCCTCTCTCTCTTTCATTCACATAAGCGACACACATATAGGAAACAGCAGGGACTTTTCCCTCTACAACCACAACACCTTCGAGCGGACCCGCAAGCTGATAGAGCTGATAAACGGGTTTTGTGCTCCCGTGGATTTTGTAATGAATACGGGGGATGTGGTGAACAGACCCGACACAAATGCCTACCAGCTTGTCTCTGAGCTTTTTTCAGATTTATTACACCCCGTATTTTTTCTCCCCGGTAATCACGACAATCCGGGGGAAACAGTTTCCCTCTCAGCCACGTACGGATTTGGTTTCTCAGAGATGGAAAACCACTCGTATCAGTTTAGCCTGAACGGCTGCAAATTCCTAACGCTCAACTGTACGGGATCTCCCCGGATCGATCCCCACGGAGAGTTTACCCCTGTACAGGAGAGGGTTTTAAGTCAGTTTTTAAGCCACGATGAACATCTCCGCCCCGTGCTTTTCATCCACTTTCCCGCCATAGCGACCGCAATCCCCTGGATCGACAGGGAGATGCTTATCCTCAACGGGGAAAGGCTCCATGAGTTGCTTGTGCGCAGCGGTAAAATAAGCACTGTTTTCTTTGGCCATATCCACCGAAGGGTCAGCTTCATAAAGGATGGCATACATTACATTAGCGCCCCCAGTCCGGTGTGCCAGTTCAGCCTCCTGCCCTCCGACCAGAAAGCCAGCTACGAGTCGGATATCCCGCTTTCATTCAACTATGTTACCTTTTGCGACGGTTTTGTTTTCATAAGAGAGATAACCCCCGGGTGTGGCGGTATGGTGTAG
- a CDS encoding Na+/H+ antiporter — protein sequence MVNIFNEPLFQFTILMTVAFAGKALFSWLKLPGDIGPLILGMILGPGGVALISAEELVEVLGRIGLIYVMFIAGLEINLRKFSHNRKETLYFGFTIFLTSLIPTITISVAIGFPFITSLLLAAAVSSHTLLAYPAAKRAGLINKREVVIAIGGTLITDTLALVLFAIVMQYSDSADPQFLPSLIPVLYLFVLTVLSLLIIPKASKFVIDNKKISRIEKGLFVLMVMLLLAMAAEIAGTEHILGAFLAGICLNTQLSKDISLGRNIEFLGRMMFFPLFFIWVGVMLNLEVFITDIWVWALALVLTILVIVGKVSAVWILSLKEKLSRPKQMVMAGLTIPQAAATLAIAVTAYEAGIFTDTILDAMIIVVFFTSIIGPVVVSSAAGRY from the coding sequence ATGGTAAACATCTTCAATGAACCCCTCTTTCAGTTTACTATCCTTATGACTGTCGCCTTTGCAGGCAAAGCCCTGTTCTCTTGGCTTAAACTGCCCGGAGATATTGGACCACTTATTCTTGGAATGATCCTTGGCCCGGGGGGAGTTGCTCTGATTAGCGCTGAAGAGCTGGTTGAAGTGTTGGGCAGGATCGGATTAATCTATGTAATGTTCATTGCCGGACTGGAAATCAACCTCAGGAAATTCAGTCACAACAGAAAAGAAACTCTGTATTTCGGTTTTACCATCTTTCTGACCAGCCTTATACCCACTATCACTATCTCTGTGGCTATCGGATTTCCCTTCATCACTTCACTTCTCCTTGCTGCTGCGGTCTCCTCCCACACACTTCTGGCTTATCCGGCAGCAAAACGGGCTGGACTGATAAACAAAAGGGAGGTTGTCATCGCAATCGGAGGTACCCTTATCACCGATACCCTTGCACTTGTTCTGTTCGCCATAGTAATGCAGTACTCTGATTCTGCTGATCCTCAGTTTCTGCCCTCCCTTATACCCGTGCTGTATCTGTTTGTCCTGACTGTTCTGTCCCTGTTGATTATACCAAAAGCAAGCAAATTTGTAATTGATAATAAAAAAATATCCCGGATAGAGAAAGGCCTCTTTGTGCTGATGGTGATGCTTCTCCTTGCAATGGCTGCTGAAATAGCCGGAACAGAACATATACTGGGCGCTTTTCTGGCCGGAATCTGCCTCAATACTCAGTTGTCAAAAGATATTTCGTTAGGAAGAAATATCGAGTTTTTGGGAAGAATGATGTTTTTTCCCCTCTTTTTTATCTGGGTTGGGGTGATGCTCAATCTGGAGGTGTTCATAACCGATATTTGGGTATGGGCACTGGCTCTGGTACTTACAATACTCGTAATTGTGGGAAAAGTTTCTGCTGTGTGGATACTGAGTTTGAAGGAAAAACTCTCCCGGCCAAAACAGATGGTAATGGCAGGTCTTACCATCCCTCAGGCCGCAGCAACTCTGGCCATTGCGGTAACTGCCTACGAAGCCGGAATTTTCACCGACACTATTCTTGATGCAATGATCATTGTGGTGTTTTTTACAAGCATTATAGGGCCGGTTGTGGTCAGTAGTGCCGCTGGGAGATATTGA
- a CDS encoding 4-diphosphocytidyl-2-C-methyl-D-erythritol kinase: protein MLHRDSNTRLTLSLDIVKKIESGSLRGYHELGIIKHQITLHDTISIEENRSMLLECDNEMVPCDESNICWRAAELVRKRFSIDRNVRISIIKRIPVMGGLAGGSANAATVITLLCELWDLKISEKEKMELGRELGMDVPFFFTGKTAFDTEATGIIKPVDTSLRFVFVLAFPPFGISTREAYGLIDYKKVGKKVGDTEKIIASLSQNNRSALLPLLHNDFQLSAFSRHRDLELLREKMIDAGCEQVVMSGSGSTLVGIVPDHRSANNVQKSLDCKTVITQTL, encoded by the coding sequence ATGTTACACAGAGATTCAAACACCCGCCTTACCCTCTCCCTCGATATTGTCAAAAAAATAGAAAGCGGATCCCTCAGGGGGTATCATGAGCTTGGAATTATCAAGCACCAGATTACGCTTCACGACACCATAAGCATTGAAGAGAACCGTTCTATGCTGCTTGAGTGTGATAACGAGATGGTTCCCTGTGATGAGAGCAATATCTGCTGGAGAGCTGCTGAACTGGTAAGAAAACGTTTCTCAATAGATCGCAATGTAAGAATCTCTATAATCAAGCGGATTCCGGTCATGGGCGGGCTTGCCGGTGGAAGTGCAAATGCAGCAACGGTTATCACTTTGCTCTGTGAGCTTTGGGATCTGAAAATCTCAGAAAAAGAAAAAATGGAGCTGGGAAGAGAGCTTGGAATGGATGTCCCCTTTTTCTTTACAGGCAAAACCGCTTTCGACACAGAAGCTACCGGTATAATCAAACCGGTGGATACATCCCTGAGGTTTGTTTTTGTGCTGGCATTTCCACCCTTTGGCATATCCACAAGGGAAGCCTATGGATTGATAGATTATAAAAAAGTCGGAAAAAAGGTGGGGGATACTGAAAAAATAATCGCCTCCCTCTCTCAAAACAACAGATCCGCTCTCTTACCCCTGCTCCATAACGATTTCCAACTGAGCGCTTTTTCCCGTCACAGGGATCTGGAACTGTTAAGGGAGAAAATGATCGATGCAGGTTGTGAACAGGTGGTGATGAGTGGTTCTGGATCGACCCTCGTTGGAATAGTACCTGATCATCGCAGTGCAAATAATGTTCAAAAAAGTCTCGATTGCAAAACCGTAATAACCCAAACTCTCTGA
- a CDS encoding short-chain dehydrogenase, with protein MSEKRHHGLNVGFDPLSEEDELKGGPPAQRQSWPGSDMSMQPRADHGEHSYVGGAKLEGKSALITGGDSGIGRAVAIAYAREGADVAFSYYNEHEDADETVYWVEKAGRKAVAISGDIQNHSHCQELVDRTLREFGGLNILVNNAGFHSETKDFEDISPEQIEQTFFTNILSHIWTTQAALPHLKAGDSIINVGSVVAFMGHPKLVDYGCTKAAIHNFTKSMSQYLAVRGIRVNCVAPGPVWTPLIASTREEGSVGRFGGSTFWKRPAQPAELAPSFVFLASTDSRYYTGDVLAPTGYKFSSL; from the coding sequence ATGTCAGAGAAGAGACACCATGGATTAAATGTCGGTTTCGATCCCTTATCTGAGGAGGATGAGCTCAAGGGAGGTCCTCCTGCTCAGCGCCAGAGCTGGCCCGGTTCAGATATGTCTATGCAGCCCCGGGCAGATCATGGTGAGCACAGTTATGTTGGAGGAGCTAAGCTTGAGGGTAAGAGTGCGCTTATAACCGGAGGTGACAGTGGAATCGGTCGTGCTGTAGCTATAGCGTATGCGCGTGAGGGGGCCGATGTAGCGTTTTCCTATTATAATGAGCATGAAGATGCGGATGAGACAGTGTACTGGGTTGAGAAAGCGGGGCGTAAGGCAGTTGCGATAAGTGGTGATATACAAAACCACAGTCACTGCCAGGAGCTTGTGGATCGGACACTAAGAGAGTTTGGAGGTCTAAACATTCTGGTAAACAATGCCGGTTTCCATTCCGAAACGAAAGATTTCGAGGATATCTCCCCTGAGCAGATAGAGCAGACATTTTTTACCAATATACTGTCTCATATCTGGACAACTCAGGCCGCTCTACCTCACCTGAAAGCCGGAGATTCCATAATAAATGTAGGTTCTGTAGTGGCGTTTATGGGACATCCCAAACTGGTCGATTACGGCTGTACCAAAGCTGCGATTCATAATTTCACAAAATCCATGTCCCAGTACCTTGCCGTGCGCGGGATACGTGTAAACTGTGTTGCACCAGGTCCGGTCTGGACTCCGCTAATAGCTTCAACCCGTGAAGAGGGATCTGTAGGACGATTTGGGGGAAGCACATTTTGGAAACGTCCCGCTCAGCCCGCGGAGCTTGCTCCAAGCTTTGTTTTTTTGGCTTCAACTGATTCCCGTTACTATACAGGAGATGTTTTGGCTCCAACGGGTTACAAGTTCAGCAGTCTTTAG
- a CDS encoding Sensory box histidine kinase yields MQRDKANKCSGENGSQQKLECERKQKELLEGLFGGNVTMQRLLQSLAQGVVVIDGNRNILLFNAAAERMFGYTASEIIGKPHDLLVPARFNKTHTKQMAGYFKDPKVRPMGIGMDLYARRRNGSEFPVEISLSFVNIKNEMLVLSLITDISVRKETEQALKQRMRDLAEVNDNLESFSYSVSHDLKTPLQAIHGFATILVEDNQELEPEAKEYLIRISQSAQRMKELIDDMLELSKITRKDLIKQHVNLSDLAREIVEQLAQGDHDRNVHVAIDEDLYAYADVTLAKVVLGNLLGNAWKFTSKREVSQIKFTSLVREGRRIFLVSDNGAGFDMKHMEKLFAPFRRLHSDQEFPGTGAGLAIVQRVIKRHGGEIWAESQVGKGTSFYFTFEEE; encoded by the coding sequence ATGCAAAGGGATAAGGCGAACAAATGTTCTGGTGAAAATGGTTCCCAACAGAAGCTTGAGTGTGAGAGAAAACAAAAAGAGCTGCTTGAAGGCCTCTTTGGTGGCAATGTTACAATGCAGAGACTTTTGCAATCTCTTGCTCAGGGAGTGGTAGTAATCGACGGAAACAGAAATATTCTCCTCTTTAATGCTGCAGCAGAACGGATGTTTGGCTATACTGCATCTGAGATAATCGGTAAACCACACGATCTGCTTGTCCCTGCGCGGTTTAACAAAACTCACACAAAACAAATGGCGGGATATTTCAAAGACCCAAAGGTCAGACCGATGGGAATAGGGATGGATCTGTATGCCAGGCGCAGGAATGGAAGTGAGTTTCCGGTTGAAATAAGTCTGAGTTTTGTAAATATAAAAAACGAAATGCTTGTACTCTCCCTCATCACCGATATATCTGTGCGCAAGGAAACTGAGCAGGCTCTCAAACAGCGCATGAGAGATCTTGCCGAAGTAAATGACAATCTGGAATCGTTTTCCTATTCAGTTTCACACGACTTGAAAACACCACTGCAGGCCATACATGGCTTTGCAACAATTTTGGTGGAAGACAACCAGGAGCTGGAGCCTGAGGCAAAAGAGTACCTGATTAGAATATCGCAGAGCGCTCAAAGGATGAAGGAGCTGATTGATGATATGCTTGAACTCTCAAAAATTACCCGTAAAGATCTTATTAAACAGCATGTTAACCTTTCTGATTTGGCGAGAGAAATTGTCGAACAATTAGCTCAGGGTGATCATGACAGAAATGTTCATGTTGCAATAGATGAAGATTTGTATGCATATGCAGATGTTACCCTTGCCAAAGTGGTATTGGGTAATCTGTTGGGGAACGCCTGGAAGTTTACGTCTAAAAGAGAGGTTTCCCAAATAAAATTCACTTCGTTGGTCCGGGAAGGTAGAAGAATATTTCTGGTTAGTGACAATGGGGCTGGATTTGATATGAAACATATGGAGAAACTGTTTGCCCCTTTCAGGCGTTTGCACTCAGATCAGGAATTTCCGGGGACTGGTGCTGGACTGGCTATTGTGCAGCGGGTAATTAAAAGGCATGGGGGAGAGATATGGGCTGAATCTCAGGTGGGAAAAGGGACATCATTTTATTTCACCTTTGAAGAGGAATGA
- a CDS encoding potassium transporter TrkA, which produces MAGIITLFAVLSLSLIITRIASIALVHTGLSRESARFQARSAFSGVGFTTREAESVVSHPVRRRIVMVLMLLGNAGVASAVASLLLTFYNTGQEQMAWYYRVLIIFSGILVLWKISSSEMFDRWFGKIISKALQRWTDLTVRDYSSLLHLAGDYQITEMIAEHDHWIAGKSLIDMALSSEGIMVLGIKRKNGTYIGAPGGNTFLRTGDVAILYGQESAIHKLGERMSGPQGDVEHLKAVEEFQKSNVHKQINAEK; this is translated from the coding sequence ATGGCTGGAATAATTACTCTATTTGCGGTACTTTCACTTTCACTTATTATTACCAGAATTGCCTCAATAGCTTTGGTTCACACTGGTCTTTCCAGGGAATCTGCTCGGTTTCAGGCCCGTTCGGCATTTTCGGGGGTAGGATTTACCACAAGAGAGGCTGAATCGGTTGTATCACATCCTGTGCGCCGCAGAATCGTTATGGTATTGATGCTGCTTGGTAATGCCGGTGTAGCCTCGGCCGTTGCATCACTGCTGCTTACCTTCTATAACACCGGGCAGGAACAAATGGCCTGGTATTACCGGGTTCTCATAATCTTCTCAGGGATATTGGTTCTTTGGAAAATATCTTCCAGTGAGATGTTTGACCGCTGGTTTGGAAAGATTATCTCAAAAGCTCTTCAACGCTGGACCGATTTGACTGTAAGAGACTATTCAAGCCTTCTACACCTCGCCGGAGATTATCAGATCACCGAAATGATTGCAGAACATGATCATTGGATTGCAGGGAAATCCCTTATCGATATGGCGTTGTCATCAGAAGGGATCATGGTGCTTGGAATCAAACGAAAAAACGGTACTTATATCGGTGCTCCTGGGGGGAATACTTTCCTGCGCACTGGGGATGTTGCAATCTTATATGGTCAGGAATCTGCAATTCATAAACTTGGTGAGCGGATGAGTGGTCCACAGGGAGACGTTGAGCACTTAAAAGCTGTTGAGGAATTTCAGAAATCAAATGTACACAAACAAATTAATGCTGAAAAGTAG
- a CDS encoding short-chain alcohol dehydrogenase codes for MNCSEIVVVTGASAGVGRATIIEFAKRKRARVALLARGLKGLEGAARDVEAHGGEALIIQVDVADAEQLQRAAQKVVDTWGGIDIWVNCAMVTILSPFSEITPEEFRRATEVTYLGYVYGTHAALKQMLPLNRGTIVQVGSALSYRGIPLQSAYCGAKHAIKGFTESLICELMHNKSKVRVNMVQLPAINTPQFEWSRNKMERKHQPVPPIYEPQLSAEAIFWSAHSKRREIQLGTSAMVIWLGKLFPKVVDIYLAKTGFDAQQYNGAVAKDKPDNLFAPVEGDYGARGQFSHQAQSKSIQLKITTFPGYPFILYAGVGLSLMLLKKAGKSFYRLGDLKRKKR; via the coding sequence ATGAACTGTAGCGAAATAGTGGTTGTAACCGGGGCATCGGCTGGTGTGGGAAGAGCCACAATTATAGAGTTTGCAAAGAGGAAAAGGGCCAGGGTGGCACTGCTGGCACGTGGATTGAAAGGGCTTGAGGGGGCGGCAAGAGATGTTGAGGCGCATGGCGGCGAGGCGCTTATTATACAGGTTGATGTTGCCGATGCAGAGCAGCTCCAAAGAGCCGCCCAGAAGGTGGTTGATACCTGGGGGGGTATAGACATATGGGTTAACTGTGCAATGGTGACCATTTTGTCCCCGTTCTCAGAAATCACCCCCGAAGAGTTTCGACGTGCAACAGAAGTGACCTATCTGGGGTATGTATACGGGACTCATGCAGCCCTCAAACAGATGCTGCCGTTAAACAGGGGCACAATTGTGCAGGTCGGAAGCGCACTCTCCTACCGGGGAATCCCGCTCCAGTCCGCCTACTGCGGAGCGAAACATGCCATAAAGGGATTCACCGAATCGCTGATCTGTGAACTCATGCACAACAAGAGTAAGGTCAGAGTAAACATGGTACAGCTTCCCGCAATAAACACCCCTCAGTTTGAGTGGAGCAGAAATAAAATGGAGCGTAAACACCAGCCCGTTCCCCCAATCTATGAGCCACAGTTGTCCGCAGAGGCGATCTTTTGGTCCGCACACAGCAAAAGGCGCGAAATTCAGCTCGGCACATCCGCCATGGTGATCTGGCTGGGCAAGCTTTTCCCTAAAGTTGTCGATATCTACCTGGCCAAAACCGGCTTTGATGCTCAGCAGTACAACGGAGCCGTAGCCAAAGATAAACCCGACAATCTTTTCGCACCGGTTGAGGGGGATTATGGAGCACGGGGCCAATTCTCTCATCAGGCGCAATCAAAAAGTATTCAGCTGAAAATCACCACCTTCCCGGGATATCCCTTTATACTGTATGCGGGGGTGGGGCTGTCTTTAATGTTACTGAAAAAAGCAGGGAAGTCGTTTTACCGATTGGGGGACTTAAAAAGAAAAAAACGGTGA
- a CDS encoding putative osmotically inducible protein Y yields MAGESQELKEKIQRQLAWDSSIESRSIEITVSDHTVTLSGNVPSFKEKKSALSDVLSVPGVSRVINKISVAKPDGEKKESDRQIESNIKTAFAINSALDGSDLNTEVRDGNVLLRGAVDSYWKKERALELVSEIKGVTEIEEYISVVPDRQFLDKQIASELYEALQRNGVETEEIDIEVNAGRVVLRGKIGNWRSYSAAHTIAKYTKGVSDLTNELIIVSK; encoded by the coding sequence ATGGCAGGTGAAAGTCAAGAGCTGAAAGAGAAAATTCAGCGCCAGCTGGCCTGGGACAGCAGCATAGAGTCCCGATCCATAGAGATCACCGTAAGCGATCACACAGTCACTCTCTCAGGAAATGTTCCTTCCTTCAAAGAGAAAAAGAGCGCATTAAGTGATGTGCTGAGTGTTCCCGGGGTCTCAAGGGTAATAAACAAAATATCAGTAGCAAAGCCCGATGGTGAAAAAAAGGAATCGGACAGGCAGATAGAGTCCAACATCAAAACCGCTTTCGCCATAAACTCCGCACTGGATGGATCGGATCTCAACACCGAGGTAAGGGATGGCAACGTTTTGCTGAGAGGTGCAGTTGATTCCTATTGGAAAAAGGAGCGCGCCCTGGAGCTGGTTTCTGAAATCAAAGGGGTCACAGAAATAGAAGAGTACATATCGGTTGTCCCGGACAGACAGTTTCTGGACAAACAGATTGCATCAGAACTATACGAGGCACTCCAACGCAATGGGGTTGAAACCGAAGAGATTGATATTGAGGTCAATGCGGGCAGGGTTGTGCTGAGAGGGAAAATCGGCAACTGGAGAAGCTACTCTGCAGCTCACACCATTGCAAAATACACAAAGGGAGTATCCGATCTGACCAACGAACTGATTATAGTTTCAAAGTAA
- a CDS encoding alpha-amylase: MNFESSDIFTRITEVSVPKSVPGNKGGRSAAFEIKFKADGEIPFPQVILRENGMEHLFKGDLIQKGKNNEYSVKVPEKKLSPGKHSVQIEGCRSSDWQSAGGGDWIKEFSEIRVEREKSGSKPHVRVGAQKGVKLYFGIHKHMHQPYYRAADLSYWDGEKEGIFGSRQGAYTTFISEAVRQYIDGGLAHAGLSTSWSGSLIEQLNRCEKEGLCGGVFKSWSDSLKEIAKEQTSLNHKRVAFTAFGFYHPLMALIPGRNMLSQIEMHRDIIKNTFGVDPSPVMFPPETAFHVRMIPWLKEAGVRAVIYDSIHRYRACKEYPYPGIEEGMLPPNRADQENPPVDDWIPLNNIWAPGKISPSLLRPEYVKYEDVDGTIHKIIGVPAERYIGNEDARGGFGALQYEDVLSQLYNTVVDSGNFDPKHPPFFVLHSDGDNHGGGADSYYRHNTARLVEWVREDERFELTTIEDYLDNFPPDPANAVHVEGGSWAGADNGDPQFKKWFSMYDQPYSPDLNSWAVLTAFQNCVHTVEDQGKGDDALKEAKKLMLTAETSCYWYWTGQELWDRQVTEAANKGYALIKGGLDKVISSGKDKTAPAIFTPWITPENPGGKAWGQGCLIDAPQRGTVHTFVYDISGIEDVKLVIRSGKEEKQYPMKNNGPYKSNTGPAVTSVYYTAELPEGLGDVRYYIVAKDKSGNTATSSLERIFLP, encoded by the coding sequence ATGAACTTTGAGAGCAGTGACATATTTACCAGGATAACAGAGGTTTCGGTACCAAAATCAGTGCCGGGTAACAAAGGTGGCCGATCGGCTGCATTTGAGATAAAGTTCAAAGCGGATGGGGAGATTCCTTTTCCTCAGGTTATACTCAGGGAAAACGGCATGGAGCATCTGTTTAAGGGGGATTTGATCCAAAAGGGTAAGAACAATGAATATAGTGTAAAAGTACCTGAGAAGAAGCTTTCGCCCGGCAAGCACTCTGTACAGATAGAGGGTTGCCGGAGCAGTGATTGGCAAAGTGCGGGAGGGGGCGACTGGATAAAGGAGTTCAGTGAGATCAGGGTTGAAAGGGAGAAAAGCGGATCAAAGCCACACGTTCGGGTCGGAGCCCAAAAGGGAGTTAAACTTTACTTTGGTATACATAAGCATATGCATCAGCCTTACTACCGCGCAGCGGATCTCTCCTACTGGGATGGTGAGAAGGAGGGGATATTTGGTTCGCGTCAGGGGGCTTACACAACATTTATCTCTGAGGCGGTCAGGCAGTATATTGACGGAGGTCTGGCACATGCGGGACTATCCACCAGCTGGAGCGGGTCTCTCATCGAGCAGCTTAACAGGTGTGAAAAGGAAGGGCTCTGCGGGGGAGTTTTCAAATCCTGGAGTGATTCCCTTAAAGAGATAGCCAAAGAGCAAACATCACTTAACCATAAGAGGGTTGCCTTTACAGCTTTCGGTTTTTACCATCCGTTAATGGCACTTATTCCCGGAAGAAACATGCTTTCGCAGATCGAAATGCACAGGGATATCATTAAAAACACATTTGGTGTGGACCCTTCACCGGTGATGTTTCCTCCCGAAACTGCTTTTCATGTAAGGATGATCCCCTGGCTTAAAGAGGCTGGTGTCAGGGCGGTGATTTACGACTCCATACACCGTTACAGAGCATGTAAAGAGTATCCTTATCCAGGTATCGAGGAGGGGATGCTTCCTCCCAACAGGGCTGATCAGGAAAATCCGCCTGTGGATGACTGGATTCCGCTCAATAACATATGGGCACCGGGTAAAATCAGTCCGTCACTGCTAAGGCCTGAATATGTCAAGTATGAGGATGTAGACGGAACTATACATAAGATTATTGGGGTGCCCGCTGAGAGATATATCGGAAACGAGGACGCAAGGGGTGGATTCGGAGCGCTTCAGTATGAAGATGTACTTTCTCAGTTGTATAACACCGTGGTTGACTCCGGCAATTTCGATCCTAAGCATCCCCCATTTTTCGTTCTCCACTCTGATGGTGATAATCACGGGGGTGGGGCGGACAGCTATTACAGGCACAACACTGCAAGGCTGGTTGAATGGGTAAGGGAGGATGAGCGGTTTGAGCTGACAACTATAGAGGATTATCTTGATAACTTCCCCCCCGATCCGGCAAACGCAGTTCATGTGGAAGGGGGTTCCTGGGCAGGAGCTGACAACGGGGATCCGCAGTTTAAAAAGTGGTTCAGCATGTATGATCAGCCCTATTCACCTGACCTTAATTCATGGGCGGTGCTCACTGCTTTTCAAAACTGTGTACACACCGTGGAAGATCAGGGTAAGGGTGATGATGCTTTGAAGGAAGCTAAAAAACTGATGCTTACTGCTGAAACAAGTTGCTACTGGTATTGGACTGGGCAGGAGCTTTGGGACAGACAGGTGACCGAAGCTGCAAATAAGGGGTATGCACTTATTAAAGGCGGACTTGATAAAGTTATCTCTTCCGGTAAGGATAAAACTGCACCGGCAATTTTCACTCCATGGATAACTCCGGAAAATCCAGGGGGCAAGGCATGGGGGCAGGGTTGCCTTATCGATGCACCTCAAAGGGGAACTGTCCACACATTTGTTTACGATATCTCGGGTATTGAGGATGTGAAACTTGTCATTCGCTCGGGTAAAGAGGAAAAACAGTATCCGATGAAAAACAATGGTCCATACAAATCAAACACCGGCCCTGCGGTGACGAGTGTGTATTATACTGCAGAACTACCGGAAGGATTGGGTGATGTGCGTTATTACATAGTAGCAAAAGACAAGAGTGGCAACACCGCCACTTCATCGCTGGAAAGAATTTTTCTGCCCTGA